From Nycticebus coucang isolate mNycCou1 chromosome 6, mNycCou1.pri, whole genome shotgun sequence, the proteins below share one genomic window:
- the LOC128588629 gene encoding uncharacterized protein LOC128588629 — MKTLSGSLFLFFWLQLDCTSRGEEVKQSPFLSVREGHSSVINCTYTGSTSIYFYWYKQGPGGLQLLMTVFSSVEKKQEGRLSAWLNKTEKHLFLNISDTQPGDSAVYFCATSTHCFSGVASQKIEQDSQGLSIHEGKTVALTCNYTSYSPTSFQWYRQDPGRGLVFLLLIRENEHEKHKGRWKVTFDTTLKQSSFYIRASQPADSATYLCAADTQQCPGSHFLHPNPA; from the exons atgaagacactaagtggatctttgttcttgtttttctggcTGCAGCTAGATT GCACGAGTAGAGGAGAAGAGGTGAAGCAGAGTCCTTTCCTGAGTGTCCGAGAGGGACACAGCTCTGTTATCAACTGCACTTACACAGGCAGTACCTCGATCTATTTCTACTGGTATAAGCAAGGACCTGGAGGTCTCCAGTTGCTtatgactgttttttcaagtgTGGAGAAGAAACAAGAAGGAAGACTCTCTGCCTGGTTGAATAAGACAGAAAAACATCTCTTCCTGAATATCTCAGACACCCAACCTGGAGACTCAGCTGTCTACTTCTGTGCAACGAGTACACATTGCTTCTCAG GGGTGGCCAGCCAAAAGATAGAACAGGATTCTCAGGGCCTGAGCATCCATGAAGGCAAAACAGTCGCTCTGACCTGTAACTATACAAGTTATTCTCCAACATCGTTTCAGTGGTACCGACAAGATCCAGGAAGAGGCCTTGTCTTCTTGCTACTAATACGTGAAAATGAACACGAAAAACATAAAGGAAGATGGAAGGTCACCTTTGATACCACCCTTAAACAGAGCTCCTTTTATATCAGAGCTTCCCAGCCTGCAGACTCAGCCACTTATCTCTGTGCTGCAGACACACAGCAGTGCCCTGGTAGCCACTTCCTGCACCCAAACCCTGCTTAG